In the genome of Triticum urartu cultivar G1812 chromosome 5, Tu2.1, whole genome shotgun sequence, one region contains:
- the LOC125555375 gene encoding flavanone 3-dioxygenase 2-like, giving the protein MAEQLISTAVHHMLPDSYVRSEADRPRLDEVVPDADIPVVDLANPDRAAVVAQIGAACSSHGFFQVLNHGLPVEVMLAAMAVAHDFFRLSPEEKAKLYSDDPAKKTRLSTSFNVRKETVHNWRDYLRLHCHPEGPANPPPFRDVISTYCKEVQELGFRFYAALSESLGLEQDYIKMVLGEQEQHMAVNFYPKCPSPELTYGLPAHTVPNALTILMMDEQVAGLQVLKEGRWIAVNPQPNAFIINLGDQLQVRAAGVTAAGGAASRGTVAVGAETSGTAAGGVEAGGAAARDAEAGGAARVSAAARMINALASAIRTGVDIFKCANIDTDE; this is encoded by the exons ATGGCGGAGCAGCTCATCTCCACGGCCGTGCACCACATGCTGCCCGACAGCTACGTCCGGTCGGAGGCGGACCGGCCGCGCCTGGACGAGGTCGTGCCCGACGCCGACATCCCCGTCGTCGACCTCGCCAACCCCGACCGCGCCGCCGTTGTCGCCCAGATCGGGGCCGCCTGCAGCTCCCACGGCTTCTTCCAG GTGCTCAACCACGGGCTGCCGGTGGAGGTCATGCTCGCAGCCATGGCGGTGGCGCACGATTTCTTCCGCCTCTCGCCGGAGGAGAAGGCCAAGCTCTACTCCGACGACCCGGCCAAGAAGACGCGCCTCTCAACCAGCTTCAACGTGCGCAAGGAGACCGTGCACAACTGGCGCGACTACCTCCGGCTGCACTGCCACCCGGAGGGGCCAGCCAATCCGCCGCCCTTCAG GGATGTGATCAGCACATACTGCAAAGAGGTCCAGGAGCTCGGGTTCAGGTTCTACGCGGCGCTATCGGAGAGCCTGGGGCTGGAGCAGGACTACATCAAGATGGTTCTCGGCGAGCAGGAGCAGCACATGGCGGTCAACTTCTACCCCAAGTGCCCGTCACCAGAGCTGACCTACGGGCTCCCGGCGCACACGGTCCCCAACGCCCTCACCATCCTGATGATGGACGAGCAGGTCGCCGGGCTGCAGGTGCTCAAGGAAGGCCGTTGGATCGCCGTCAACCCGCAGCCTAACGCGTTCATCATCAACCTCGGAGACCAGCTGCAGGTGAGGGCAGCAGGCGTCACGGCAGCAGGCGGCGCGGCATCACGCGGCACGGTAGCAGTCGGCGCGGAAACAAGTGGCACGGCAGCAGGCGGCGTGGAAGCAGGTGGCGCGGCAGCACGCGATGCGGAAGCAGGCGGCGCGGCTAGGGTCTCCGCGGCAGCGAGAATGATAAATGCCTTGGCCAGTGCCATTCGCACGGGCGTCGACATCTTCAAATGCGCTAACATCGACACTGACGAGTGA